One Engystomops pustulosus chromosome 7, aEngPut4.maternal, whole genome shotgun sequence DNA window includes the following coding sequences:
- the DIO3 gene encoding thyroxine 5-deiodinase, translating into MCGYKMGNKRRGISEEPGSPWSMHSGVAMLHCPGAHHTCKLVKQVAACCLLLPRFLLTALMLWLLDFQCIRRRVLVTVKEESPERDDPPLCVSDSNRMCTLESLKAVWHGQKLDYFKSAHLGCSAPNTEVVMLEGQRLCRILDFSQGHRPLVVNFGSCTUPPFMARLQAYHRLASQHIDIADFLLVYIEEAHPSDGWVSTDASYQIPKHQSLQDRVRAAQLMLQGVPGCRVVVDTMSNASNAAYGAYFERLYIIVDGKVVYQGGRGPEGYKISDLRSWLDQYHTHTQNKGTLVIQI; encoded by the coding sequence ATGTGTGGCTATAAAATGGGGAATAAGAGAAGAGGGATCTCAGAAGAGCCCGGGAGCCCCTGGAGCATGCACAGTGGGGTCGCCATGCTGCACTGCCCCGGAGCCCACCACACCTGCAAACTTGTCAAACAGGTGGCCGCCTGCTGCCTGCTGCTGCCGCGCTTCCTGCTCACAGCCCTCATGCTGTGGCTCCTGGACTTCCAGTGCATCAGAAGGAGGGTCCTAGTCACTGTGAAGGAGGAGAGCCCTGAGAGAGATGACCCCCCTCTGTGCGTCTCTGACTCCAACCGCATGTGCACTCTGGAGTCCCTCAAGGCTGTGTGGCATGGCCAAAAACTCGACTACTTCAAGTCTGCCCACCTGGGCTGCTCTGCCCCCAACACTGAGGTGGTCATGCTGGAGGGGCAGAGGCTGTGCCGGATCCTGGACTTCTCCCAAGGACATAGACCCCTGGTTGTGAATTTTGGCAGTTGCACCTGACCCCCCTTCATGGCTCGCCTGCAGGCGTATCACAGGCTGGCATCCCAGCACATTGACATTGCAGATTTCTTGCTGGTGTACATAGAGGAAGCCCATCCTTCAGACGGCTGGGTGAGCACAGATGCCTCCTATCAGATCCCAAAGCATCAGAGCCTACAGGACAGGGTGAGAGCTGCCCAGCTCATGCTCCAAGGGGTGCCAGGCTGCAGGGTGGTGGTCGACACCATGTCCAATGCTTCCAATGCCGCCTATGGTGCCTACTTCGAGAGACTCTACATCATCGTGGATGGCAAGGTGGTCTACCAGGGGGGCAGAGGACCAGAGGGTTACAAGATCTCTGATCTGAGGAGCTGGCTGGACCAATACCACACTCACACGCAGAACAAGGGCACTCTGGTCATACAGATATAA